A DNA window from Candidatus Binatus sp. contains the following coding sequences:
- a CDS encoding phospholipid carrier-dependent glycosyltransferase: MVKLLNRLGERLAARALMPTLGVVALATFSIAAAAPHSTASGKFIGLIAGAMLLALVCYALFDYLRPLIDDRESGLLIALLILVAIAIVKLAVMPFFPGFGPDVGSYQSWASQIADQGPAQTYQEGYFLDYPPGYLYALWVAGLVGSAIGATGDFYRVIVESPAILADLALAVLMFAFVRRSHRFIVALVAMLMVALNPALLYDTVIWGQSDSVLTFVTLLSIVAILGEQYEIAFGLVAISILVKPQGLMILPVLGWWTMLKTDVATWLRSGVALIAVAIIGIAPFQIGHEWNWILKLYTSTAAYYHETSVNAFNLMALIGGLRAGDDGTIGGITYFALGMSMLVPLYVYIAWILWRGCTPKRLIFACFIAIFGFFMVAPRMHERYLYPALALAVPLALEAPEMLAVFVVLSATCLFNLAYILHTLETVVFLDGHDGLAMAASAFNLAVLAISVYFGATGLDRNAPDRIERPERAEPIDADEVLESREASHPIASRNLPEAFTWDRVKSWLATSRAHAGPEEEVHAPPWIAYDTLIISALLIAAAITRFWHLGHPADIVFDEVHFVAQGRHYLHGESFLDPHPPLAKLVIAAGIWLFGDHPWSWRVGNATIGTALVGITYLLGRRMTGSRLAGAIAGSLILLDGLFLVDSRVAVIDIVYLTCAAVAYLMLFKFAQSNDLKERRVVLIWLGLALGLCLSSKLYIPAITFLLVMGFLVYIMMRRGPGPTPIPPASQRRTVAAVAIVSAVASMAYLVIFMPHYYLGWWGGISDLFDYFKEIVWYEDSVKLATHPYSSKWWSWPLMLRPIAYWQDFPKTGNVSTIWGGGNPLLWWGALTGITITAVKALERPSLTRSFLVVGYLSYLVIWIWIGRTLFLYHYMGSIYLGYIALAMVLSDCFENRAESWEHLALLLTMTPAFVLGLGTTLGAVAFGAVLVVYEGFTLKSGHAGRFVATVFMIGAIILFVYYFPVWIGSPMNRDGYYERMWLQGTDIRNWI; the protein is encoded by the coding sequence ATGGTGAAACTCCTGAACCGGCTTGGCGAACGATTGGCGGCGCGAGCGTTGATGCCCACCCTGGGCGTTGTCGCGCTCGCCACATTTTCGATCGCCGCCGCGGCGCCGCACAGCACCGCGAGCGGAAAGTTCATCGGACTCATCGCCGGCGCGATGCTCCTCGCGCTCGTCTGTTACGCGCTCTTCGACTACCTGCGGCCGCTGATCGACGATCGCGAATCGGGCTTGCTGATCGCTCTTCTAATCCTGGTCGCGATCGCGATCGTGAAGCTGGCCGTGATGCCGTTCTTTCCCGGCTTCGGCCCCGACGTCGGCAGTTACCAATCGTGGGCCAGCCAAATCGCCGACCAAGGGCCCGCGCAAACGTACCAGGAAGGTTACTTTCTCGACTATCCGCCCGGCTATCTGTACGCGCTTTGGGTCGCCGGCCTGGTTGGAAGTGCGATCGGTGCGACCGGCGACTTCTACCGCGTGATCGTCGAGAGTCCCGCGATTCTCGCCGACCTCGCGCTCGCCGTCCTGATGTTCGCGTTCGTGCGCCGCAGCCATCGGTTCATCGTCGCGCTGGTTGCGATGCTGATGGTCGCGCTGAATCCAGCCTTGCTCTACGACACCGTCATCTGGGGCCAGAGCGATTCGGTGCTGACCTTCGTGACGCTGCTGAGTATCGTCGCGATTCTCGGCGAGCAATACGAAATCGCCTTCGGACTCGTCGCGATCTCGATCCTCGTAAAGCCGCAAGGCCTGATGATCCTGCCGGTGCTCGGCTGGTGGACGATGCTGAAAACCGACGTCGCGACCTGGCTGCGCTCGGGTGTCGCGCTGATCGCCGTCGCGATCATCGGCATCGCGCCATTCCAGATCGGCCACGAGTGGAACTGGATTCTCAAGCTCTACACTTCGACCGCCGCCTATTATCACGAGACCTCGGTCAACGCGTTCAACCTGATGGCGCTTATCGGCGGCTTGCGCGCGGGCGACGACGGCACGATCGGCGGCATCACGTATTTCGCGCTCGGCATGAGCATGCTGGTTCCGCTGTATGTGTACATCGCGTGGATTCTGTGGCGCGGATGCACGCCGAAGCGGCTGATCTTCGCGTGCTTCATCGCGATTTTCGGCTTCTTCATGGTCGCGCCGCGGATGCATGAGCGCTACTTGTATCCCGCGCTCGCGCTCGCGGTTCCGCTGGCTCTGGAGGCGCCCGAGATGCTCGCGGTGTTCGTCGTCCTGAGCGCAACGTGCCTGTTCAATCTCGCCTATATTCTGCACACGCTCGAGACGGTTGTATTCCTCGACGGGCACGATGGACTCGCAATGGCGGCGTCGGCGTTCAATTTGGCGGTGCTCGCAATCTCGGTTTATTTCGGCGCGACCGGACTCGACCGCAACGCACCTGATCGCATCGAGCGTCCCGAACGCGCCGAACCCATCGATGCCGATGAAGTTCTGGAGTCGCGCGAAGCGAGCCATCCGATTGCATCGCGTAATCTGCCGGAAGCTTTCACCTGGGATCGCGTCAAAAGTTGGCTGGCCACCAGTCGCGCTCACGCTGGTCCGGAAGAGGAGGTACACGCGCCGCCCTGGATTGCCTACGACACCCTGATCATTTCCGCGCTGCTAATCGCCGCGGCGATTACGCGCTTCTGGCATCTCGGGCATCCCGCCGACATCGTCTTCGATGAAGTTCATTTCGTCGCGCAGGGCCGGCACTATCTGCACGGCGAATCGTTCCTCGATCCGCATCCGCCGCTCGCGAAACTGGTCATCGCCGCGGGCATCTGGCTGTTCGGCGATCATCCGTGGAGTTGGCGCGTCGGCAACGCGACCATCGGCACCGCCTTGGTCGGCATCACGTATCTGCTCGGGCGCAGGATGACCGGATCGCGCCTCGCCGGTGCGATTGCCGGTTCCTTGATTCTGCTCGACGGATTGTTCCTCGTCGATTCGCGCGTCGCGGTGATCGATATTGTCTATCTCACCTGTGCCGCGGTCGCGTACCTGATGCTGTTCAAGTTCGCGCAGTCGAACGATCTCAAGGAACGCCGCGTCGTGCTGATTTGGCTCGGCCTTGCGCTCGGGCTCTGCCTGTCGAGCAAACTCTACATTCCTGCGATCACATTTCTGCTCGTGATGGGATTCCTCGTGTATATCATGATGCGCCGCGGGCCCGGCCCTACTCCGATTCCGCCGGCCAGCCAGCGCCGCACGGTCGCCGCGGTCGCGATCGTCAGCGCCGTCGCCTCGATGGCGTATCTCGTGATTTTCATGCCGCACTACTACCTCGGATGGTGGGGTGGCATCTCCGATCTGTTCGACTACTTCAAGGAAATCGTCTGGTACGAGGACAGCGTCAAGCTCGCGACGCATCCGTACTCGTCGAAGTGGTGGAGTTGGCCGCTGATGCTTCGTCCGATCGCGTACTGGCAGGATTTTCCCAAGACCGGCAACGTCTCGACCATCTGGGGCGGCGGCAATCCACTACTATGGTGGGGCGCGCTTACCGGCATCACGATCACCGCGGTCAAAGCACTCGAACGTCCCAGCCTGACGCGCTCATTTCTCGTCGTCGGCTATCTCAGCTACCTCGTGATCTGGATTTGGATCGGCCGCACGCTTTTTCTCTATCACTACATGGGCTCGATCTATCTCGGCTACATCGCGCTCGCGATGGTGCTCTCTGATTGCTTCGAGAATCGCGCCGAGTCGTGGGAGCATCTCGCATTGCTGCTCACGATGACGCCGGCGTTCGTCCTCGGCCTCGGCACGACGTTGGGCGCCGTCGCATTCGGTGCGGTGCTGGTCGTGTACGAGGGGTTCACGCTGAAGTCCGGCCACGCCGGCCGGTTCGTCGCGACCGTCTTCATGATCGGCGCGATCATTTTGTTCGTGTATTACTTCCCGGTGTGGATCGGATCGCCCATGAATCGCGACGGCTACTACGAGCGGATGTGGTTGCAGGGTACGGATATCCGAAACTGGATCT
- a CDS encoding cyclase family protein has translation MKIIDIGVPLDAAPYAPWTYRFKRVTHEEGARAMLRLWKGSDVGDYPESMALSWETITLTGHAGNHLDAPWHFGPLCEGKPARTIDQIPLEWCYSDGVRFDFRHRQGEDITVEDLQNELARIDYKLKPLDIVLLWTGADQFIDDIDEYVRRQAGLSIAGQNFLLDQGVKLIGIDAIAMDVSFATMNRAFREGQPDPFFPAHFVGRKREHLHMEKLANLGAIPRPFGFKVSALPIKITGGSAGWVRPVAILEDD, from the coding sequence ATGAAGATAATCGATATCGGCGTTCCACTCGACGCGGCCCCCTACGCGCCCTGGACCTACCGCTTCAAGCGCGTCACGCACGAGGAAGGCGCCCGCGCGATGCTGCGTTTGTGGAAGGGCTCCGACGTCGGCGATTACCCTGAGTCGATGGCCTTGAGCTGGGAGACCATCACGCTCACCGGCCACGCCGGCAATCACCTCGACGCGCCGTGGCATTTCGGACCGCTCTGCGAGGGCAAGCCAGCGCGCACGATCGATCAGATTCCGCTCGAATGGTGCTACAGCGACGGCGTGCGCTTCGATTTCCGCCATCGCCAGGGCGAGGACATCACCGTCGAGGATTTGCAAAACGAACTCGCGCGCATCGATTACAAACTGAAGCCGCTCGATATCGTGCTGCTGTGGACCGGCGCCGATCAATTTATCGACGATATCGATGAATACGTGCGGCGTCAGGCCGGTCTTTCGATCGCGGGACAGAACTTTCTGCTCGATCAGGGCGTGAAGCTGATCGGCATCGATGCGATTGCGATGGACGTATCGTTCGCCACGATGAATCGCGCGTTTCGCGAGGGCCAGCCCGATCCATTCTTCCCCGCGCATTTCGTCGGCCGCAAACGCGAGCATCTGCACATGGAGAAACTCGCGAACCTCGGCGCAATTCCGCGGCCGTTCGGATTCAAGGTAAGCGCGTTGCCGATCAAAATCACCGGCGGCAGCGCGGGATGGGTGCGCCCGGTCGCGATTCTCGAAGATGACTAA
- a CDS encoding alpha/beta hydrolase has protein sequence MRLIHAVYEPAGEGPHPTLIAMHGFGANALDLLGLAPYIADGRFMVICPQGPMEVPIGPTRGYAWFPIRMGGPPDREAIEDAGRAATEFLNVALQKYPVDRKKLVILGFSQGGMMAYRLAVRNPSKFAALVGIATMFPPELKDEAREPESLERLPTLVQHGRADDMIEITRARASVETLQSLNMPVTFREYDCGHEITAETLTDLSEFLTTKVLEPVISA, from the coding sequence ATGCGACTGATTCATGCCGTCTATGAACCCGCGGGCGAAGGCCCGCATCCGACGCTAATCGCGATGCATGGGTTCGGCGCCAACGCGCTCGACCTGCTCGGCCTCGCACCGTATATCGCGGACGGCCGCTTCATGGTGATTTGTCCGCAGGGCCCGATGGAAGTGCCGATTGGCCCGACGCGCGGCTACGCATGGTTTCCGATCCGGATGGGCGGGCCGCCGGATCGCGAGGCGATCGAAGATGCGGGGCGCGCCGCAACCGAGTTCCTGAATGTGGCGCTGCAGAAATATCCGGTCGATCGGAAGAAGCTGGTGATACTCGGCTTCAGCCAGGGCGGCATGATGGCGTATCGGCTGGCGGTGCGGAATCCGTCGAAGTTCGCGGCGCTGGTGGGAATCGCGACGATGTTTCCGCCGGAGCTGAAGGACGAAGCGCGCGAGCCCGAATCGCTCGAGCGGCTGCCGACGCTGGTCCAGCACGGCCGCGCCGACGACATGATCGAAATCACTCGCGCACGCGCGTCGGTCGAGACGCTTCAATCGTTGAACATGCCGGTGACGTTTCGCGAATACGATTGCGGCCACGAAATCACGGCCGAGACGCTTACCGACTTGTCTGAATTTCTGACGACGAAGGTGCTCGAACCGGTAATCAGCGCGTAG
- the mazG gene encoding nucleoside triphosphate pyrophosphohydrolase, giving the protein MSDNDAASAFAKLLTVVTELRERCPWDREQKLADTPRHLIEEAYEVSDAIARGDSPEVAEELGDLIVQSLFVGIILAEQNQFDLAGVLEDASKKLVRRHPHVYGDTRADTVDQVIENWERIKQSEREKKTQDAKSIAHVGRALPALMRAEKLGEKARRAGMDWANLREVLAKVREEIAEIEHALDIGNLDAAGEEIGDLMLAVANAPRFVGRNAEQTLRAACDKFVGRFDALAKSAAERGLDLKQMPPEAIESLWQELKKPR; this is encoded by the coding sequence ATGAGCGATAACGATGCGGCCTCGGCGTTCGCGAAATTACTGACCGTCGTGACGGAACTGCGGGAGCGATGCCCGTGGGATCGCGAACAGAAGCTCGCCGACACGCCGCGCCATCTGATCGAGGAGGCGTACGAAGTTTCCGACGCGATCGCGCGCGGCGATTCGCCAGAGGTCGCCGAAGAACTGGGCGATCTGATCGTGCAGAGCCTGTTCGTCGGCATCATTCTGGCGGAGCAGAATCAATTCGATTTGGCCGGCGTGCTCGAAGATGCCTCGAAGAAACTCGTAAGACGCCATCCGCACGTCTATGGCGATACGCGCGCCGACACCGTCGATCAGGTGATCGAGAATTGGGAGCGTATCAAGCAAAGCGAGCGTGAGAAGAAGACGCAGGACGCGAAGAGTATCGCTCATGTCGGTCGCGCCCTGCCGGCATTGATGCGTGCGGAAAAGCTCGGCGAGAAGGCGCGGCGGGCCGGGATGGACTGGGCAAACTTGCGCGAGGTGCTCGCCAAAGTGCGCGAGGAAATCGCGGAGATCGAGCACGCGCTCGACATAGGGAACCTTGACGCGGCGGGCGAGGAAATCGGCGACCTGATGCTCGCGGTCGCCAACGCGCCGCGCTTCGTCGGGCGCAATGCGGAGCAGACATTGCGCGCTGCGTGCGACAAGTTCGTCGGTCGGTTCGACGCGCTGGCGAAGAGCGCCGCCGAGCGCGGGCTCGATCTCAAGCAGATGCCGCCGGAAGCGATCGAATCGCTGTGGCAGGAGCTGAAGAAGCCGCGATGA